Proteins encoded by one window of Mercenaria mercenaria strain notata chromosome 4, MADL_Memer_1, whole genome shotgun sequence:
- the LOC128556574 gene encoding E3 ubiquitin-protein ligase XIAP-like, with the protein MTASVSKAQHYEGENLYSKHLRYSVNPRNGIIWDMLENYRFLKFGDISDLKSKDSYASLFQFRQNTRQKFTVRPLSLEQYFQERQRNGTTADLMRYEWARYRTFSTFPTDSPARPIRLASNGFYYIGSGSTDNVKCFSCELVYQGWKEGDLVPDVHSKYSPNCPFLTGVDKSNVGIHSQETQTATGNGNKETTSCHHTGDVYVQKQCSQSSDNDASTPRRRQHKYPDFESYHYRMDTFTGWTCSEIIEPCVLADAGFFYAVKGFSDCVRCFSCGGGLRNWEYGDGPWEEHARWFPECLFLLQQKGQGFVRQHKEAQAESCSTDPGTSTAGKDLNAVQAGKLDPLYAMTQTNGGGNNMTVTANSNDEQNGMVAINRGELANRPL; encoded by the exons ATGACGGCTTCAGTCTCTAAAGCTCAACATTATGAGGGAGAGAAtctttattcaaaacatttgagATACTCCGTGAATCCACGAAATGGAATCATATGGGATATGTTAGAAAATtacagatttttaaagtttggtGATATTTCGGATCTTAAGAGCAAAGACTCTTATGCAAGTTTGTTCCAGTTTAGACAGAATACAAGACAGAAATTCACGGTGCGGCCATTGTCACTAGAACAATACTTTCAAGAGCGTCAGAGAAATGGCACCACTGCTGACTTGATGAGATATGAATGGGCAAGATATCGAACCTTCAGTACCTTCCCAACTGATTCACCTGCAAGACCAATACGTCTGGCTTCAAACGGATTTTACTACATTGGATCCGGATCCACTGACAATGTTAAGTGTTTCTCTTGTGAACTTGTTTACCAGGGATGGAAGGAGGGCGATCTGGTGCCAGATGTACATTCCAAGTACTCGCCGAATTGTCCTTTTCTCACAGGAGTTGATAAGTCCAATGTAGGGATTCATTCACAAGAAACACAGACGGCAACAGGCAACGGAAATAAAGAAACAACAAGTTGCCATCACACTGGAGACGTGTACGTACAGAAACAATGTTCACAATCCTCTGACAACGATGCAAGCACTCCAAGGAGACGCCAACATAAGTACCCTGATTTTGAAAGTTACCATTACAGAATGGACACATTTACAGGATGGACATGTTCGGAAATAATAGAACCGTGCGTTCTAGCTGACGCAGGATTCTTTTATGCAG TAAAAGGTTTCAGCGATTGCGTTAGATGTTTTTCCTGCGGAGGCGGGCTACGTAACTGGGAATACGGCGACGGACCATGGGAGGAGCACGCAAGATGGTTTCCTGAGTGTCTGTTTTTACTGCAACAAAAAGGACAAGGGTTTGTCAGACAGCACAAGGAGGCGCAAGCAGAATCTTGTAGCACCGACCCAGGAACTTCA ACTGCAGGAAAAGATTTAAACGCGGTACAGGCGGGCAAACTGGACCCTCTTTATGCCATGACACAGACAAACGGTGGTGGAAACAACATGACAGTAACCGCCAACTCTAACGACGAACAAAACGGTATGGTCGCTATAAATAGAGGCGAACTCGCTAATAGACCGTTGTGA